The following coding sequences lie in one Eschrichtius robustus isolate mEscRob2 chromosome 10, mEscRob2.pri, whole genome shotgun sequence genomic window:
- the RGS3 gene encoding regulator of G-protein signaling 3 isoform X5, which produces MLRGMYLTRNGNLQRRHTMKEAKDMKNKLGIFRRRNESPGAQPAGKADKVTKSFKPTSEEALKWGESLEKLLVHKYGLAVFQAFLRTEFSEENLEFWLACEDFKKVKSQSKMAAKAKKIFAEYIAIQACKEVNLDSYTREHTKDNLQSVTRGCFDLAQKRIFGLMEKDSYPRFLRSDLYLDLINQKKMSPPL; this is translated from the exons ATGCTCCGAGGCATGTACCTCACTCGGAACGGGAACCTCCAGAGGCGGCACACCATGAAGGA AGCCAAGGACATGAAGAACAAGCTGGGCATCTTCAGGCGGCGGAACGAATCCCCTGGGGCCCAGCCAGCGGGCAAGGCAGACAAAGTGACGAAGTCATTCAA GCCCACCTCAGAGGAAGCACTCAAGTGGGGCGAGTCCTTGGAGAAGCTGCTGGTCCACAAAT ATGGGCTAGCGGTGTTCCAAGCCTTCCTCCGCACTGAGTTTAGTGAGGAGAACCTGGAATTCTGGCTGGCATGCGAGGACTTCAAGAAGGTCAAGTCACAGTCCAAGATGGCGGCCAAGGCCAAGAAGATCTTTGCTGAGTACATCGCGATCCAGGCGTGCAAGGAG GTAAACCTGGACTCGTACACACGGGAGCACACCAAGGACAACCTGCAGAGCGTCACGCGGGGCTGCTTCGACCTGGCGCAGAAGCGCATCTTCGGGCTCATGGAGAAGGACTCGTACCCACGCTTCCTCCGCTCGGACCTCTACCTGGACCTCATTAACCAGAAGAAGATGAGTCCCCCGCTTTAG